Part of the bacterium HR11 genome is shown below.
TCGTCGAGAGGGGCACGGGTCGCATCCTGGGGGCCCACCTCTTGGGAACCCTGGCCGATGAGCTCATCAACCTCTTTGCCCTGGCGATCCAATTCGGCCTGCGGGCCTCGGACCTGAAGGAAGCCTTTTATGCCTACCCGACCCATGCCAGCAACGTGCCCTATATGGTCTGAGGGGGGAAGGGCATCGATGAAGATGCAAGATACAAGATGCAGGATTGATAGACCCCCCATGGCCTGTATCCATAGGTTCGATCTTACCTCTGGTGTGTGAGTTTGGTGTGAAGGACTGAGGGGATTCCATCGAAGACCGGGGACCTGGGCATGGAGGATCCTGAGGTAACAAGTTTTTTTAACGATAGTCCGGACTCGTCAGTGGGGTGTTGCATTTTGGGAGGATATCGCTTAAACTAAAATCTTTAACAGAGCCGTTCAGTTCGTGAGAATGGCGTCGGGACGGCCTTTTCCATCGCCCGGGAAGCACGGTGTTTCAAAGGGACGGAGTGACGGGTCACGGTCTTGGGCCGATAGACCGGTCGAGCCTGGATGGCAGGGCTTTTGGGACCCTTCGCCGAATTCTCGAATTCCCGAACTCCCGAATCGCCCTTGGCTTGAAAAACCGTCCTCCCCGGAGGGTCGGAAAAGCCGAATCCGTGCGGGTTTTCACCAACCGAACGGCTCTGTTAAGGAGGTGGCATGAGAGTCTTGCTCATTAACCCCAAATTTCCCGAAAGCTTCTGGAGCTTCCAGTGGGCTTTCGAAAAGGTTCTGTCCCCCAAGAGGACCGTCAATCCACCCCTGGGTCTGGCGACGGTCGCCGCTCTGTGTCCGCCTGACTGGGAAGTGCAGATCGTGGATGAAAATGTCGAACCCGTTCCGTCGGAGCCCCGGGCCGACATCGTCGGTGTCTGTGGGATGGGCGTTCAGTACCGGCGTCAAAGAAAACTCCTTACATACTACCGGTCGCGGGGCTACTACACGGTCGCCGGCGGTAGCTTTGCCTCGTTGTGTCCAGAACGTTACGCGGACGTCGCAGATACCGTGATCAGCGGGGAAGCCGAATACATCTGGCCGGAATTTTGTGCAGACTACCGGCAAGGTCGTCCACGACCGTCATACCGGGAAACGGGCATCGTGCGGCTCGAGGATTCCCCGGCGCCCCGGTTTGACCTCTTGCCCCTGGACCGTTACCAGACGGCGACCCTGCAGTTTTCACGCGGCTGTCCCTACCAGTGTGAGTTCTGTGACATCATCGTCATGTTCGGCCGTAAGCCCCGAACTAAATCGCCCGAACAGATCGGGCGTGAGCTCGATCTGCTACGGCGGGCCGGGGTTCGCAACGTGTTTTTCGTCGATGACAACCTCATCGGGCACAAGGCCAAAGCCAAGGAACTCCTCCGCTATCTCATCGCCTACCAGCAACGCCACCGGTATCGATTCCAGTTCGGCACCGAGGCCTCCCTGAACCTGGCCCAGGACGATGAAATGCTGGACCTGTTTCGCGCCGCCGGTTTTCGGTGGGTCTTTATCGGTATCGAGTCTCCCGACGAGGCAAGCCTGAAGGAGACAAGAAAGTACCAGAACACCGGCCAGGACATTCTGGCATCCTTGCGGAAGATCTACTCGTACGGAATAGAAGTTTATGGTGGATTCATCATCGGTTTCGACCACGACACCGAACGGACCTTTGACCTCCAGTACCGGTTCATCCGTGAATCCGGCATCCAGGCCGCCATGATCGGTCTGCTCACCGCTGTACCTCGTACCCCGCTTTACGAGCGATTGCAACGCGAGGGCCGACTCCGGCCTTACGTCGATGAATCCGACAACACGAAGTTATCCACCAACGTCATTCCCCTACGGATGGACTACCGGGTCATGGTGGAAAAGTATAGAGAGCTGTATATCCGGCTTTTGGAGGACCGTGAGGTCGCCTACCGTATCCGGCAGAAACTCCGGTACATGCGTCGTTCCGTCGTCGGTCGTCCTGAGTCACCAGCCCGTCAGTTGCTTTTGCTACTACGGTTTCTCCGGCACGGGGTGATTCCTGGAGGACCGCGGCGATGGTGGCATGTCCTGTGGAGTCTCCCCTGGACGCGTCCCTGGATGATGCCCCTGGCCATTCAAGACTGGATCATGGGGCTTTCCATGCACGATTACGTCCGGCGGCATTTCCTGGCGGAAGAGTCCCAGGCGACTTTACTTAGATGTCTTCAGGACTGGCGGGATCGAATCGTGACGGCGGCGCGAGGATGGGGCATCGAACTGCTGGCGCATGTGGACGACGAAGTCAAAGCCCTGCAGATTACGCTCATTTCCCTGAAGACCCGCCGCCAGGTCATCCGGCTCAGTCGTCACCTACGGCGATTCCTGAAGGAGACGCCGACAACGCTGGTGGTCAAGGTCCCTTCGGCTTGGTTTGCGGAATCGGACCGGATGGCACAGCTCGTCCGGCGGCTGGTCCGCTTCGGTGAACGGGTCCTGTTTAACCCCTGGCCTGTGCCTGGGGCGGGAGACTATCGATCCCCGTTTCCGTGAGGTCCCGACGTGCATTCCCGAAAGATTGGAGCGCCCGGGCCGTGTCGCGGGTAGACGGGCGACGGCTTCCCTTTCCGGGCGTCTCCCACGGGGTGCTACAACTTAGCAGAGCCCTTCGGTTCGTGAAAACCCGCATGGATTCGGCTTTTTCGACCCTCCGGGGAGGACGGTTTTTCAAGCCAAGGGCGATTCGGGAGTTCGGGAATCCGGGAGTTCGGCCGAGAATCAAAAAAGCCCTGTCATCCAGGGCTCTATTGGCCTAAGACCCCTGCTTGTCACTCCGCCACTTTCGTTACTTCGTCCCTCCGTACCTTTGGAACATCGTGCTTCCCGGGCGATGGGCAAGGTGGTTCCGACACCGTTCTCACGAACCGAGCGGCTCGGCTAATCGACCTGGCCGGGATATCCCGGAACGCTGGCCGTGATGCCGACGTCCTCCCGCCGGACGCCGCCCGTCCCGGCGGCCTCAAAAGAAAACCGAGTGCTCGCATTCGCGCGGGCGTTTGAAAACACGCACGTCGGATCGGCCTTGGGGACGACGTGATGGGGGGAGGGGGTGCGGAAGGAAATCGCCCGCAGGGGTCTCCATCATGCGGGTCCTTTGGGCATTTTCCTGTCATTCGTGCCCCCGGGCCAGGCGTTCCTCGACCCAAGCCCGGACCTGGGCGCCGTCGACCCGGTGGCCCTTCAGGCGTTGCATGACGAGGCCCATCACGCGACCGAAGTCCCGGGGTCCGCGAGCGCCCGTCTGGCGGATGACTTCCTCGATGATGGGCAGGACCTCATCCCGGCCCAGGCGCTGGGGCAGGTATCGCTCGATGATAGCGATTTCGGCCTCTTCCTGGGCGATCATGTCCGACCGTCCGCCCTGGCGGTACATCTCGAGGGCCTCCCGACGTTTCTTCAGCATGCGCTCGAGGACGGCGACCTCCTCCGCCTCGGTCAGTTCGGCCTGCTTGTCCTTGGCGGCGTACTGAAGCTCGGTCCGGATGAGGCGCAGGACGTTGACCTCGTCCCGGCGGTGCGCCCGGAGGGCGTCCTTCCAGTCCTGCTCGACCCGTCGGCTGATCTCACCCATGGAGCACCCCCAGGGGATGTAAGATACAGGATACAGGATGCGGGATGCAAGGCAGACTGCGAATTGCGAGGTAGGGATGCATGATCCAGGCCCCGCTTGTCTGAGCGGGGTCCCAGGAAGGGATGGGGGATGCAAGATGCAGGACGTGGAGTTCGAGGCCCGAGCGCCGAAGGCGTGGATTTGCAAAGTGGGGTCGGCGGATTAAAATAGAGTCATTCCCGTGTCTGGATTTCCCTGGAGGGAGCGGAAGTCCCATGGGCGTTCCTAAGAAACGTACGTCCCATGCCCGGAAGGGCAAGCGTCGGAGTCATTATGCCTTGCGCCCGCCCTCGCTGAGCGTATGCCCCAAGTGCAAGTCTTATAAGCTACCCCACCGGTTGTGCCCCAACTGCGGGACCTATAAGGGCGTGCAGTACATCCCCCTGAAGGTCGTGTAAGCCGCGTCGGGGTGGGAGACGCCTGAGGGAGATGGGGGGTCTGGAGGACTCAAAGTTGCCAGCCGCCTGACCCTCGCAAACCCAATACCGAACACCCAGGACCCAGCACAGAAATCGAGACACGCCGATGTCTACGCCGGTCATCGCCTTAGATGCCATGGGGGGTGATTTTGCACCCCGGCATGAGGTCCGAGCGGCCGTCGAGGCGGCTCGAAGCTGGCCGGTCCGGATCCTCTTGATCGGCCACCGGGACCGGCTCCAGCCCCTGCTCCGGGAATACGGCGGGTCGGGCCTTCCCATCGAAGTCGTCCATGCCGAGGAAGTCATCGGGATGGACGAGAATCCGTTGATCGCCATTCGCCGGAAGCGGCAGGCCTCGATCGTCGTGGCCGCTCAATTATTGAAAGCGGGCATCTGCCAGGCCGTCGTCAGCGCCGGCAACACGGGCGCCGTCATGGCGGCCATGAAGTTCATCGTCGGGACCCTCCCCGGTGTCGAGCGGCCGGCCCTGGCCGTCGTCCTGCCGACCCGCACGGGGTACGTCGTCCTCATCGACGCCGGGGCGAACGTCCACGTCCGGCCCTTTCACCTCAAGCAGTTTGCCATCATGGGGGCCACGTATGCCCAGCTCATCCTGAAGGTCTCGAATCCCCGGGTCGGTGTCCTCAGCATTGGGGAGGAGGACATCAAGGGCAACGCCCTCACCCGAGGCCTGCACGAGATCATGCGGGAGGCGCCCGTTCACTTCATCGGGAATGTCGAGGGGAAGGACATCTTCACGGGCTCGGCGGACGTCATCGTGTGCGACGGCTTCATCGGTAACGTCGTCCTGAAGGCCTCCGAGAGCCTGGCCGAGATGATCGGGGCCCTCCTGAAGGAGGAGATCAAGAAGCGCCCCCTGGCTCAGCTCGGGTACCTCCTGATGAAGCCGGCGATGCACGCCTTCCGCCGCCGGGTCGATTACTCGGAATACGGCGGCGCACCCCTGTTGGGGATTCAGGGACTGGCCATCATCTGTCACGGCCGGTCCAGCCCCAAGGCCATCCGCAATGCCCTTCGCGTGGCCAAGGAGTTCACCGAGGCCCGGATGGCCGAAGCCATCCAGGCCCGCATCGCCGCCGACATCCAGTCGGCCCACGCCCAGGAGAAGCGGTCCCATGGCTGAACGACGCACGGCCATCGTCGGCATCGGCGCGTACCTGCCGCCGAAGGTCCTGACGAACTTCGACCTCGAGAAGATGGTCGACACGTCCGACGAGTGGATCCGCACCCGTACGGGCATCCGGGAGCGCCGGATCGCCCCGGAGGGGATTTATACATCGACGATGTCCGTCGAGGCGTCCCGCCGAGCCCTCCAGATGGCCGGCTTGCGGCCGGAACAAATCGACATCATCGTCTGCTGTACCGTCACGCCGGACTACCCCTTTCCGGCGACGGCCGCCCTCATTCAAAAGGACCTGGGCGCCTGGAACGCCTTCGGGTTCGACATGCAGGCGGCCTGCGCCGGGTTCCTGTACGGACTCACCGTGGCCGACCAGTTCATCCGGACCGGGGCCGCCCGGTACGTCCTGGTCGTCGGCGTGGAGATGCTGTCCCGGGTCACGGACTGGCAGGACCGCTCGACGTGCGTCCTCTTTGGGGACGCCGCCGGGGCGGCCGTCCTGGCGGCCGTCGAGGGGCGGGGCCTGCTGGCCAGCCGGCTGTACCTGGACGGAAGCCTGTGGGACCTGATTTACCTGCCCGCGGGGGGCACGCGACTGCCGGCCAGCGAGAAGACGGTCCAGGAGCGTCTTCACTTCATCAAGATGCGGGGCAACGAGGTCTTTCGGGTCGCCGTCCGCTACATGGGTCGGGCCGTCCGGGAAGTCTTGGAAGACGCCGGCCTGACGGCCGACCAGGTCGACTGGCTCGTCCCCCATCAGGCGAATCACCGGATCACGCAGGCCCTCATCGACTACCTGGGCCTGCCGCCTGCAAAGGTATATGCCAATATCGAGTACACCGGGAACACGTCGGCCGCCTCGATTCCCGTGGCCCTGGCCGAGATGCTGGAGAAGGGCCTCCTCCGGCCGGGTCAGGTCGTCGGCCTGACGGCCCTCGGGGCGGGCATCGCGTACGGGGCCGCCTTGCTCCGGTGGTAAGATGAGGGCCGTCGGGCAGTAAGGCCATAGGGTACCTGACTGCCCTGTTGCTTTACCGCCCGACTCCCCTATACTACATATGGGCTGGGATGTCGTCTAACGGCAGGACATGGGGCTCTGGACCCCAGGGTCGGGGTTCGAATCCCTGCATCCCAGCCATTAGGCCGGCCATTCGGGCGTTCCGGGAATCCGGCAGTTCGGCCATTCGGGAATAGGGGTGCCGGTGTTACCAGCCATTTCCGGCGGCTTCTCATGCCTCCTGGCCGCCTGATCTGCCTGAATTGCCAAACTGCTGGACTCCCAAATCGCCTAACCCCCGAACGGCCGAATTGTCGAATCCCCCATGATCGTCAAGGTCGGCTTCGGACATGACAGCCATGCCTTTGAGACGCCGCCTTCCGGTCGACCCCTGGTCCTGGGGGGCGTCTCTATCCCAGAGGCCCCGCCTCTTCGGGGGAACAGCGACTCGGACGTCATCCTGCACGCCATCGGACGGGCCCTCGACAGCATCACGGGCGCCCGTGTGATGGGGCCGATCAGCGACGAACTCTGCCGCCAGGGCGTCACCGACAGTCGGGTTTATGTCCAAAAGGCGTTGGAATTCCTGCCGCCGGGCGCCCGCATTACTCACGTGGCCGTCGCCGTCGAGGGCCGCACGCCCGTCCTGGAGCCGTGGGTCGAAGCCATCCGGTCCAGCGTCGCCGGCCTCTTGGGAATAGCCCCGCAGGCCGTCGGCGTCACGGCCACGTCGGGCGACTTTCTGACGGCCTTCGGCCAGGGGCAGGGCCTCCAGGCTTGGGCCGTCGTGACGGTCGTGATGGAATAGACCATAGACCATGGACCTTAGACTTTGGACCATAGACCATAGACCGTGGACGATGGGCGTGGATGGGAATGTCCGGACGGCCCCGGTCGGATGG
Proteins encoded:
- the hpnP gene encoding Hopanoid C-2 methylase — its product is MRVLLINPKFPESFWSFQWAFEKVLSPKRTVNPPLGLATVAALCPPDWEVQIVDENVEPVPSEPRADIVGVCGMGVQYRRQRKLLTYYRSRGYYTVAGGSFASLCPERYADVADTVISGEAEYIWPEFCADYRQGRPRPSYRETGIVRLEDSPAPRFDLLPLDRYQTATLQFSRGCPYQCEFCDIIVMFGRKPRTKSPEQIGRELDLLRRAGVRNVFFVDDNLIGHKAKAKELLRYLIAYQQRHRYRFQFGTEASLNLAQDDEMLDLFRAAGFRWVFIGIESPDEASLKETRKYQNTGQDILASLRKIYSYGIEVYGGFIIGFDHDTERTFDLQYRFIRESGIQAAMIGLLTAVPRTPLYERLQREGRLRPYVDESDNTKLSTNVIPLRMDYRVMVEKYRELYIRLLEDREVAYRIRQKLRYMRRSVVGRPESPARQLLLLLRFLRHGVIPGGPRRWWHVLWSLPWTRPWMMPLAIQDWIMGLSMHDYVRRHFLAEESQATLLRCLQDWRDRIVTAARGWGIELLAHVDDEVKALQITLISLKTRRQVIRLSRHLRRFLKETPTTLVVKVPSAWFAESDRMAQLVRRLVRFGERVLFNPWPVPGAGDYRSPFP
- the rpmF gene encoding 50S ribosomal protein L32, producing the protein MGVPKKRTSHARKGKRRSHYALRPPSLSVCPKCKSYKLPHRLCPNCGTYKGVQYIPLKVV
- the plsX gene encoding Phosphate acyltransferase; translated protein: MSTPVIALDAMGGDFAPRHEVRAAVEAARSWPVRILLIGHRDRLQPLLREYGGSGLPIEVVHAEEVIGMDENPLIAIRRKRQASIVVAAQLLKAGICQAVVSAGNTGAVMAAMKFIVGTLPGVERPALAVVLPTRTGYVVLIDAGANVHVRPFHLKQFAIMGATYAQLILKVSNPRVGVLSIGEEDIKGNALTRGLHEIMREAPVHFIGNVEGKDIFTGSADVIVCDGFIGNVVLKASESLAEMIGALLKEEIKKRPLAQLGYLLMKPAMHAFRRRVDYSEYGGAPLLGIQGLAIICHGRSSPKAIRNALRVAKEFTEARMAEAIQARIAADIQSAHAQEKRSHG
- the fabH gene encoding 3-oxoacyl-[acyl-carrier-protein] synthase 3 — its product is MAERRTAIVGIGAYLPPKVLTNFDLEKMVDTSDEWIRTRTGIRERRIAPEGIYTSTMSVEASRRALQMAGLRPEQIDIIVCCTVTPDYPFPATAALIQKDLGAWNAFGFDMQAACAGFLYGLTVADQFIRTGAARYVLVVGVEMLSRVTDWQDRSTCVLFGDAAGAAVLAAVEGRGLLASRLYLDGSLWDLIYLPAGGTRLPASEKTVQERLHFIKMRGNEVFRVAVRYMGRAVREVLEDAGLTADQVDWLVPHQANHRITQALIDYLGLPPAKVYANIEYTGNTSAASIPVALAEMLEKGLLRPGQVVGLTALGAGIAYGAALLRW
- the ispF gene encoding 2-C-methyl-D-erythritol 2,4-cyclodiphosphate synthase, translating into MIVKVGFGHDSHAFETPPSGRPLVLGGVSIPEAPPLRGNSDSDVILHAIGRALDSITGARVMGPISDELCRQGVTDSRVYVQKALEFLPPGARITHVAVAVEGRTPVLEPWVEAIRSSVAGLLGIAPQAVGVTATSGDFLTAFGQGQGLQAWAVVTVVME